AGATCTCGTTGGCGTATGTAATGAATCCAAACACTCAATCACCTTCAACCACAAAATCTTCTAGCTTCCCTTCACTTTTTTCCAATATTATGTGAGCATGAGGTTTTTCATTTTCACTCCAGTAGTAAAATGAATCGGTTATTCTATATCCTTTTTGTATAAATTTTCTCAATTTATTGATTGGCTTTTCCAATTAATACACCCTTCAGAAATAGACCTTGTCCTACCAGCTTAGGTTCAACCTCTATGCATATGTTTTCAGATTCCTTCAGCAACGGTCATTGTTATAGTGCTTCTTACTTCACTTAGACTTCGAATATTACGAGTTACCATTTCCTTCAGTATGTCCATGTTTTCAGCTTCGACCTTAACTACTATATCATAAACACCGTAAACTATGTGAGCTTCTTTTACATTGCTGACGCTTTTTAATTGTTTGAGGAGATTTTCTTCTTCTCCCAATTCAGTACTTATCAATACAAAAGCCGTAAGCATATTTTTCCCATAACAATAGTTATTTTTAGGGCGGAATCTGATTCGGTAGGAAAATTAGTAGTTCTTAGCTGGAGACTGAGAAAAAAAGCCTTACGATATTGGAAGCGAAACTTAAGATCCCGCTTTCCTAATAACTTACTAAGATAGATCAAAACGCTGTTGAATTTAAACATTTTTTCTAAAAGAGCGCGCACTCATTTAGGCTTTTCAACATTCTTTCAAGAATTATTTTCAGATTATTCCATATTAATAATAAAAACCAATACTACTAAACCTTATATTCAGGAAAATATTCAGCCAGATTCTTTCTCCCAAGAGAAACATCCGCTACCAAACGATTATGTTCGTCTATGGTTTGCCAATTACTTACGTCAACTGTTCTTTTTAGAATTAATTCTCTGAGCTTTAGTCTTGCCTTTTCGTATCCTTCTTCCCCTTTCTCGGGTGTGTCGTAACCAGCTGGACGGACTAAATTACCCCTTTTGTTTCCCCGTTTCCAATCTGGCTCAACTCTAAAAGTATCTCCATCAATGACTTCAATAACTCGGAATTTAGACAGGAATTATTACCTTCTGTGGTAAATCAGTATTATTTGCTTTTATTAT
This sequence is a window from Candidatus Bathyarchaeota archaeon. Protein-coding genes within it:
- a CDS encoding Lrp/AsnC ligand binding domain-containing protein — protein: MLTAFVLISTELGEEENLLKQLKSVSNVKEAHIVYGVYDIVVKVEAENMDILKEMVTRNIRSLSEVRSTITMTVAEGI